The nucleotide sequence AGGTCCGCCAGGTTGATCATCACCCTGGGCGTCAGGCTATAGAAGTTGCCGGCGCGATCCGGCTCGTAGGTCAGTACGCGTGCCAGGCGCAAGGTCTTCATACCCACATCGATAGTGTCGCCGACGTTCAGGTCCAGTGCCGTCAGCAGCCGCGACTCGACCCAGGCTTCACCGGGTTTCGGCCCGCCGCCCGGGGTTTCGTCCCCAAAGGGGGCTGCTGCGCTCTTGAGTTGACCGCGTAGCGGATACTGCTCGTTGACCGCCTTGATGCTGGAGAGCTGGATACCATTATCGGTGGCAATGACGCTGGAAAACTCAACCACACGGGCGTGATCCAGGCCCAGTTCGGTCCCGGATCTGATTTGTTCGGGGCGGGCCGGTGAGCTGCCTTCGAGTACCAGGTCGGCGCCGAGGAACTCCGTGGCGCGCAACAGCATGGCGCCGTTGAGGCGGGCGCCGAAATAACCGATGGCGGTGCTGGCGGCCACGGCCACCAACAGGGCGAAGAACAACACACGCAATTCGCCGGCGCGGGCATCACGCAGTAATTGGCGCAGGGCAAGGCTGAACAGGCGCAACAGCGGCAAACGTGCCATCAAGGCTCCAGGGGGGCGACCATCAGGCCGGCTTCAAGGCGGATCAGGCGTCGGCAACGATGAGCCAGGCGCTCGTCATGGGTAACCAGCACCAGGGTCGTGCCGCTTTCTTTATTGAGCTCGAACAGCAGGTCGCTGATGCGCTCGCCGGTGTGGCTGTCGAGGTTGCCGGTGGGCTCATCGGCAAACAGCACGTCCGGTTCGGCGGCAAAGGCGCGGGCAATCGCTACCCGTTGCTGTTCGCCCCCGGAAAGCTGGCGTGGGGAGTGGGTCAGGCGCTGGCCGAGGCCCACGCGCTCCAGCAGGTGTCTGGCGCGTTCGCGGGCGTCCTTGCGGCCATCCAGCTCCAGCGGCAGCATGACGTTCTCCAGCGCATTGAGGCTGTCGAGCAGTTGGAACGACTGGAACACAAAGCCCACGTGTTCGGCACGGATGCGCGCGCGCTGGTCTTCGTCGAGGGTGCTGAGCGCCTGGCCGGCGAGGGTGACTTCACCGCTGCTGGGCAGGTCGAGGCCGGCGAGCAGACCGAGGAGGGTGGATTTACCGGAACCGGAGCTGCCGACGATAGCCAGGCTATCGCCCTTGTTCAGTTCCAGGCTCAGTTCGTGCAGGATAGTCAGTTCACCTTCCGCGCTGGGAACCACTTTGCTGAGGTTCCGCGCGGTGAGAATGCTTGCGCCCATGGAGAATCCGATGCGAATGTGGTTTTTGAGTGCTGGCCTGGCCTTGATGTGCATGGCCCAGAACGCAGCGGCGGGTACAGTCCTGATCGTTGGCGATAGTATCAGTGCCGGTTTCGGCCTGGATACCAGCAAAGGGTGGGTCGCATTGCTGCAGCAACGGCTCAAGAAGGAAGGTTTCGACGATAAAGTGGTCAATGCCTCCATCAGCGGCGACACCAGTGCCGGAGGCCTCGCGCGCCTGCCGGCGGCGCTCGCAGCGCATAAGCCGGACGTGGTGGTGATCGAATTGGGTGGTAACGACGGCTTGCGCGGGCAGCCGCCGGCGCAATTGCAACAAAATCTTGCGTCGATGATCGAGCAGTCCCAGGCCAGCGGTGCGAAGGTACTGTTGCTGGGCATGCAGATTCCGCCCAATTACGGGAAGCGCTATGTCGATGCATTCGCCAAGGTATTCAATGACGTCGCAACGGCTAAAAAGGTGCCGTTGGTGCCATTTTTCCTGGAGGGTATCGGTGGCAACCCGGCGTTGATGCAGGCTGATGGACTGCACCCGGCTGTCGGCGCCCAGGGCAAATTGCTGGAAAATGTCTGGCCGACGCTAAAACCGCTGCTATGACGCTTTTCTACCGGCAGGCTTTCGGCTAAGGTGGCGCCCCCCTGATCTGGAGCCCCCGATGTCGCGTCCTGCCTGGTCCCTGTTTAACTACCAACTGATCGAGCCGGACGAGCAGCTGGATCTGTTCGCCTGCCAGGAAGTGCGGGTGCATCTGGTGACGCGTCAATTGGAACTGGGCGGCTCCATCGATCGCACCCTGTGCGGTACGTTATTGCCGGCGCAGCCGCGTTGGTCCCTGGTCGACCGTTCGATTTTCCAGGACCAGCGCCTGTGCCCTTTGTGCCGGGCGATCCTGGAGTCGCAGAAGCGTGGCACGCCGCCAATCTGGCCCGAGTTGCGTTTCGAGTTGTAGGGGGCAGCTAGAAGTCCGCTTCACGTATACAATCGATTTTTACCTACCCGTCGTTCTGCGAAGGATTTTCCGGATGTTGTCGCGCCTTTCCGTCGTCACCTGCTGCCTGTCTCTTGCTGCCTTGTGTGCGGCCGGTCCTGCCGCCGCCTTGCAGTTGCCCCTGCCGCCACCCGGCGAAGACATCGTCGGGCAGGTCCAGGTGATCAAGGCCAAGTACGAAGACACCTTTGCCGACCTGGGTACCACCTACGACCTGGGCTATTCGGAAATGGTCGCGGCCAATCCGGGCGTCGATGCCTGGTTGCCGGGGGCGGGGACCGAGATCGTCCTGCCGACACGCTTCATCCTGCCGCCGGGCCCCCGTGAGGGCATCGTGATCAACCTGGCGGAATACCGGCTCTACTACTTCCCCAAGGGGCAGGATGTGGTCTACACCTTCCCGCTTGGGATTGGCCGTGAAGGCTGGGGCTCGCCCATTGCGCACACCAGCATCATCGCCAAGACGCCGAACCCGACCTGGACGCCGCCGGCCTCGATCAAGGCCGAGCACGCCGCCAACGGCGACCCGTTGCCCAATGTGGTGCCGGCCGGCCCGGACAATCCCCTGGGGCCGTTCAAGTTCACCCTGGGGACGCCGGGTTACCTCATCCACGGTTCCAACATGAAGTTCGGCATCGGTACCCGTACCAGCCACGGTTGCTTCCGCATGTTCAACAACAACGTACTGGAAATGGCCGGCATGGTCCCGGTGGGGACGTCGGTGCGCATCATCAACGATGCCTACAAGTTCGGCAGCAGCGGCGGCAAGGTCTATCTCGAGGCGCATACGCCCTTGAACGACGATGGCACGCCGTCGGTGGTCGATAAGCACACAGCGGTGATCAATGCCTTGCTCAAGCGTGAAGACCTGGCCAATAACCTGCGGGTGAACTGGGATCAGGTGCGTGATGTCGTCGCGGCCGAAGATGGCCTGCCCACCGAGATCGGTGTGCCAGGTGGTGCACCGATAGCTTCCAGCGCGCCGATCGACCTGCAGCAATAAGCGTCCGGTCCGCTGCTGAGCCCGCCACGGCCTTGCGCTGTGGCGGGCTTTTTATTGCGCGGGGTTCTGGGCCGAATCGCAGGCAATAAAAAGCCGATCCAAGAATGGATCGGCTTGATAACAATCCCGAGGGATTATTACTTGCGGCTAGCTTTCTCAAGCATACGCAGAGCGCGCTCGTTAGCTTCGTCAGCAGTCTGTTGTGCTTTTTGGGCAGCAGCCAGAGCTTCATCAGCTTTACGGTAGGCTTCGTCTGCACGGGCCTGGGAGCGAGCTGCTGCGTCTTCAGTTGCAGTCAGACGAGCTTCGGTTTCTTTGGAGACGCTGCTGCAACCGGTAGCCAGAACTGCGGCCAGAGCCAGAGCAGAGAATTTCAGAACGTTGTTCATCGTGTTCCCCTTCAAGGACTTTCTATTAAATGGCTACTTTCTCAGAGTGAGCTAATAGCCGGCGTACATACTACCCATTACTTGTAGTAAGTAAACTGACGTAGCGCAAGAAGCAAAAAAAATTCTTGTGCCGAATCTATTTTGGCTAATCTTTTGGACATTCGTATAAAAACCGTACAGTTTTTTGCAGTCTGATGGAGATTGGATCCAGGCTGAGAAGGCCGGCCCGCATGTGTTAAGCCTTGTAAATAGATGAAATTTTATATATCGAGGCTGACACTTTCGTTTGGCTGGCCTTTACCACGCCCCGCATCTTTTGTGCATGTAGAGGTGACTTTAAGAGCGTCTGTTCGTCTCAAGGTTCAACTGCCGGCAATGTTCAGGCCTTCGATCACCGGTTGATCGAGGCCCTTTCTATATCCGCCAGCGGCAGGGATGACGGGCGCGCCTTGAGCAATTACAGGATTGGTGCCTACTATTCCCTACGTGCTGGTTGTGAGCGCTCAAGGTTTTCTCGTTGTCGAAACCGGCACGGGGTGGCGTAGATGTTCCTTCGCCGGAAAAACATCGGTAAGGTAGGGGTCAGAATCCAAGACCCGCGAGGAGTAGTGATGAGCGAGGCGTTGTCCATCCACCATGACCAGGCTGGTCATCAGTTCGAGACCAATGTGGACGGTCATCGTGCCTATCTGACCTATATGGACCTCGGGAAGCAGACCCTGGACATCTATCGGACCTTCGTGCCCAACGCACTGCGCGGCCGTGGCATTGCAGCTGCGTTGACCGAGGAAGCGTTGAAGTTTGCCGAAGAGCAAGGCTACACGGTGATCCCGTCATGCTCCTATGTCGAACGCTACATGGAGCGCCACCAGCGCCATGCCGCGAAGCTATAACGCACAACATAAAACGCAGCATGAAAAACGCCGGGCTCAGCCCGGCGTTTTTGTGTGCGCATCTTTCAAATACAGGTTCAGCTGCGTTTGCGTTTCGGCAATACGTCCTTGAGCTTGGCGTGCATGCTGCGCAGGGTGTTCTCGGTGGCGGGCCAGTCGATGCAGGCATCGGTGATCGACACGCCGTACTGCAAGTCGGCCAGGTCCTTTGGAATCGCCTGGCAGCCCCAGTTCAGGTGGCTCTCGACCATCAGGCCGATAATCGACTGGTTGCCTTCGAGGATCTGGTTGGCGACGTTTTCCATCACCAGCGGCTGCAGCGCCGGGTCCTTGTTGGAGTTGGCGTGGCTGCAGTCGACCATGATGTTCGGCTTGATCCTGGCCTTGTTCAGCGCCTGCTCGCAGAGCGCAACGCTGACCGAGTCATAGTTGGGCTTGCCATTGCCGCCGCGCAACACCACGTGACCGTAGGCATTGCCCTTGGTGGTGACGATGGAGACGCCGCCTTCCTGGTTGATACCCAGGAAACGGTGAGGACTGGAGACCGATTGCAGCGCGTTGATCGCCACGGTCAGGCCGCCGTCGGTGCCGTTCTTGAAGCCTACGGCCGAAGACAGGCCGGATGCCATTTCGCGGTGGGTCTGCGACTCGGTGGTGCGCGCGCCGATGGCCGACCAGCTGATCAGGTCCTGCAGGTACTGCGGGGAGATCGGGTCGAGGGCTTCGGTGGCGGTGGGCAGGCCCATTTCGGCCAGGTCCAGCAGCAATTTACGACCGATGTGCAAACCGTCCTGGATCTTGAACGAGTCGTCCAGGTACGGGTCGTTGATCAAGCCTTTCCAGCCCACGGTGGTACGCGGCTTCTCGAAATACACGCGCATCACCAGGTACAAGGTGTCGGACACTTCTGCCGCCAGCACTTTGAGGCGCTCGGCGTATTCGTGGGCAGCCTTGAGGTCGTGGATCGAGCAAGGCCCGATCACGACGAAGAGGCGGTGGTCGGTGCCATCGAGAATGTCACGGATGACTTCGCGGCCTTTGGTGACGGTCTGCAGGGCAGCGTCGCTCAGAGGGATTTCGCGCTTGAGCTGATCGGGTGTGATCAGGGTCTCGTTGGATTCGACGTTTAGGTCATTGATCGGTAAATCAGCCATCGTGTTACTCGCCAGGGTCACGGGTGCCGGCCGCCAGCCATCCCCGTGCGGCGGGCACAGCATGATTTGAATGCAGGGGGGAGGAACCTTAGCGCGTAACACGGGCCCGCGACAATGGGCAAAGCCCGCTTTAATCCAGCGCTGGCCGCACAAACGTCTCATGGGCGAACTCGCCGGCATGGCGCGCCACCCACTCACGGGCCAGGGCTTCGAGTTGCTGCGGGGTCGGCTCGGCATCTTCGTGCTGGCGGCAGTAGCGCTCTATCCGGCATGCTTGCTCACCCATTCGCGCACCGAACAACGCATGTTCATCGGTAAACGAAATGCCCACGCGGTAGCCGTTTTCCACCTTGCGACACCACGCCACATACCCCGGATATCGGGCCGTGGCGCCCAGGGAGGGAATGTGCAGGTCAACGGCCGTGCCCTGGCGCCATGCGCGGGGCCAATTGCAGGCAACGCCGCCCAGGCCGATAGTGTGCAGGCGTTGGCGGGGGATGGCGGGAGAGGGGCGTTGGATTAACTCGACAGCGACATCATCAGGGTGAGGTAAAAAACGACCCATGTACACGGACTCCGAGCACCGTCCAGTTGACGGCGGTGGCAGCAGTATAGTGAAGGAACTGGAATTGACCGACCTGGATATTGACCAGCAATTGTTGGGATTGCCAGGTATTTCGCTGGTGGTGTTCACCAGCGTGGGGTGTTCCAGTTGCCGTTGGGCACGCCAGCAGTTGCCGGGCTGGCGTTTGCCGGTGGACCGCGTGTGCTGGGTGGATGCCGGGCACAATGGCGGTGCGGTCGAACGCTACCAGATCTTTCATTTGCCGGCGTTGTTCGTGGTGTGCGAGGGTCAGTTCCTCGGGCAAATACAGACACGTATTACGCTTTCTGACCTGACCGAAACCATTGACCAAGCACTTAGCCGCACTCCGGAGGAACTGCCATGACAGTACAGTCGCCACGTATCGGCATTATCGGCACCGGCGCCATCGGTGGCTTCTATGGCGTGATGCTGGCACGCGCGGGCTTCGACGTGCACTTCCTGCTGCGCAGCGAATACGCGGCGGTCAGCGAGCACGGCCTGCGCGTCAATAGCAGTGTGCATGGCAACCTGCAACTGCGCCCGGTGCAGGCCTACGCCCATGCCGCGGACATGCCGCCGTGCGATTGGTTGCTGGTGGGCACCAAGTCCACCGGCAATGTCGAGCTGGCCCCGACCCTCGCCCAGGTCGCGGCGCCGGACGCCAAGGTGGTGTTGCTGCAAAACGGCCTGGATGTCGAAGACAGTCTGCGTGAACACCTGCCGCCATCCCTGCATCTACTGGGCGGGCTGTGCTACATCGGCGTACACCGCTCCGCGCCTGGCGTCGTCGAGCATCAGGCGTTGGGCCGGGTCAACCTGGGCTACCACAGCGGCACGGCCGCCAACGATGAGGCCCGCCAGAAGGCTATTGTCGAAGCCGGTGCCGCGTTGTTTCATAAGGCCGGCATCGAGTCCCAGGCCATGGCCAATGTGCATCAGGCCCGCTGGCACAAGCTGGTGTGGAACGTGCCTTACAATGGCCTCTCCGTACTGTTGGGAACGGGTACCACGGCAATGATGGCGGACGAATCCAGCCGCGAGCTGATCCAGGCGCTGATGGCCGAAGTGGTGCAGGGCGCCCATGCCTGCGGCCATGAAATCCCCGCCAGTTACGCCGAGCAGATGTTCGCCATGACGGAAACCATGGACGATTACCTGCCCAGCATGTACCACGACCATATACACAAACGCCCGCTGGAACTGGCGGCGATCTATGGGCGACCGCTTGCTGCCGCCAAGGCCGCGGGTTGCGAATTGCCACGAATGCAGGCGCTGTACCAGGCCTTGAGCTTTATTGATCGGCATAACCGCTGATTCGGGGGACGTACCATGGCAAAGGGATTGGGCGACAAACTGGTGCTGGCGATTTCCTCGCGGGCACTGTTCGACCTGAGCGACAGCCACAAGGTCTACCTGGCCCAAGGGGTGGAGGCCTACCGTAAATACCAGATCGAACACGAGGAAGAGATCCTCGAGCCCGGTGACGCCTTTCCGCTGGTCAAGAAGCTGCTGAGCCTCAATGCCAGCCTGGGCCGTGCTCGGGTCGAGGTGGTACTGGTATCGCGCAACAGTGCCGACACCGGCTTGCGCGTGTTCAATTCCATCCAGCATTACGGCCTGGATATTTCCCGCGCAGCCTTTGTCGGTGGGCGTAGTCCTTATCCCTATTTGGCGGCGTTTGGCTGTCACCTGTTTCTTTCCACCCATGCTGAAGATGTACGCAGTGCCCTCGATGCCGGCTTTGCCGCGGCGACGATTCTGTCGGGCGGTCCGCGCCGGGCGTCCAGCGAAGAGCTGCGGATTGCCTTTGACGGTGACGCGGTGCTGTTCTCCGATGAATCGGAGCGCGTGTACCAGGCCGGCGGGCTGGAGGCGTTCCAGGCCAGCGAGCGCGAGTCGGCACGCCAGCCTTTGCACGGTGGCCCCTTCAAGGGTTTCCTGGCGGCACTCAACTTGTTGCAGCGCGAGTTTCCAGACGAGGCCTGTCCGATCCGCACAGCCTTGGTCACCGCCCGTTCGGCGCCTTCCCACGAGCGGGTGATCCGGACCTTGCGTGAGTGGGACATCCGCCTGGATGAGTCACTGTTTCTCGGCGGCCTGGAGAAGTCCGCATTCCTGGAGGCGTTTGCCGCGGATGTGTTTTTCGATGACCAGGCCGGTCACTGCGAGAAAGCCAGGGAGGTGGTGGCCACCGGGCATGTGCCCCATGGCATCAGTAACGAGGTGAGGATTCAGGCCGAGACTTAGGGGCGCTGCTAAGCTCATTCAATCTCCTCCATCCTGGCCGTCCGGGAGGTTTTATGATTCGTTCGATGCTGTACGCCACGGACCTTGGTCTGTACGCGCCGTATGTGATGCAACATGCGCTGGCGCTGGCGCGGACGTTCAAGGCTGACCTGGATGTGATTCATGTGGTCGAGCCCATCGGGTTGTTCGCCGAATCGGTGTTGCAGAGCTACCTTGATGAGAAGGCCTTGAGTGAATGGCAGAGCCAGGGGCTGAGCACTGTCATGGCGACCATCGAGCAGCGGGTGCTGGACAGTTTTCGCGAAGAGTTGGGGGACGGGGGGCAAGACCTGGAACTGATTCGATCGGTACGGGTGATCCAGGGCGACCCGTGCGAAGTGATACTCGAGCAGTTGCGCAAACTGTCCGTAGACCTGTTGGTCGTCGGCAGCCACAGCCATGCCACGGCGGCCGCCACACCGCTTGGGCGTACCGCCGCACGGGTGCTGCAGTTGTCTAGCGTGCCGGTTTACCTGGTGCCTGCGTTACAGCGTCGACGCAGTGATGACGTGTGATGGGTAAAAAACGATAAAAAGTTCTAGATTTATCCGTCAAACCTTTAATATAGTTATATACCGTCGCTGATACCCGTGGCGTCTATCTGCTTTGAGGGACACATATGAAGCTTCAACAACTGCGCTACATCTGGGAAGTGGCGCACCACGACCTCAACGTTTCCGCTACCGCTCAAAGCCTTTACACCTCCCAACCCGGTATCAGCAAGCAGATCCGCCTGCTCGAAGACGAGCTGGGCGTCGAAGTGTTCGCGCGCAGCGGCAAGCACCTCACCCGTGTCACCCAGGCCGGTGAACGCATCATCACTACCGCCGGCGAGATCCTGCGCAAAGTCGAGAGCATCAAGCAGATCGCCCAGGAATTCTCCAACGAGAAGAAAGGCACCTTGTCGATTGCCACGACCCACACCCAGGCGCGTTACGCATTGCCGCCGGTGATCCGCGATTTCATCAAGCAATACCCGGACGTGGCGCTGCACATGCATCAAGGCTCGCCGATGCAGATCGCCGAGATGGCCGCCGATGGCACCGTCGACTTTGCCATCGCCACCGAAGCCCTGGAGCTGTTCGGTGACCTGGTGATGATGCCGTGCTACCGCTGGAACCGTTGCGTCGTCGTGCCCCAGGGCCACCCATTGGCCAAGTTGCCGAAGCTGACCCTGGAAGCCCTGGCCGAATACCCGATCGTCACCTACGTCTTCGGTTTCACCGGCCGCTCCAAGCTCGACGAAGCCTTCAGCCATCGTGGCCTCACGCCGAAAGTGGTGTTCACCGCCGCCGACGCCGACGTCATCAAGACCTATGTGCGCCTGGGCCTGGGCGTGGGCATCGTCGCCAAGATGGCCGTCGATACCAACCTCGATAAAGACCTGGTGGTGCTGGATGCCAGCGAGCTGTTTGAGTCCAGTGTGACCAAGATCGGCTTCCGCCGTGGCACCTTCCTGCGGGGCTTCATGTGCGACTTTATCGAGAAGTTCGCCCCGCACCTGACCCGCGAAGTCATGGCCAAGGCGATCCAGTGCCACAACAAGCAGGAACTGGAAGAGCTGTTCGACGGCGTGGAATTGCCCGTCCATTAAGGGGGTTATTTGGCCTCGGTAACCGTAAAGTGTTGCCGGGCGCCTGCCACCAGAATCTCCACCTCATCACCTTCGTACTTGCCCAGCAGGCTTTTGCCCAAGGGTGAACGCGGGGTGATGACGGTCACCGGTTGCCCGACCACGTCCACCTTCAAACCCGCCGCATCCGGTGCCAGGAACAGCCACTGCTGGCGGCCGTTCTCGTCTTCCAGGCCCAGCAATGTGCCGACTTCTATGCCACGTTGATCATCGTACGCACGCAGTGGCAGGTTCTGGCACAGCGCCAGCGCCTGCTTGATTTCCTCGACGCGCCTGGCTTGCCCGGCTGCCAGGTAAGACGCCTCCAGCCCGAGGGTGTCGTATTTGTTTTCGGCGATATTTTCTTCGTGGGTCGCGGTTTCGTAGGCGGTCTGCGCGGCGCGCTGGGCGATGTCGAGGTCGACCGTGAGTTTTTCCAGGATCAGCTGGTGAACGGCGTATTTATTCATGGTCATCAATCGCAGAATTGCAGGACATTGGCCCGGGTCTTTTCATTCGGTGCGTTCTGGTCCTGCTGCAGCCAGAACTGGCATTTTGGGTTGGACAGGTTGCGTGCGTTATTGCGGGCCTGGTCCAGGGCCTGCTGTTGTTCCTGCTTCTGCAGGTTCTGTTGGTACTGCTCGAACATACGGTTCGGCGGCTCCGGCGCAACCGCTGCAGGTTTGCCCAGTTGCTGAACGGCCTGGGCTACAGGCGCCAGGCTCTGCGGGAACAGATAGCGCGACGCCAGCCAACTGGTCAGCGCAATGGCGATAAATCCCAGCCACAGCCCCAGGGCAATGGCGAGCGTGAGCTTGGGCAGCGACATAGGCGCGCTAGAGGACATGATGAGCTCCTTGAAGGACAACGTAGGTACCGTCTTATCCACCCCCACGCAAATCCGGGGGTGTTGATGGCGATTGTCGCACAGCCACTGTGCAGAATAATCGCGATCAAGCCTTCTGCATTGGCGCATTTATGCGGACAATCGAGCCTTTGAGCGTTGGAGCGCGGAATGAAAGCCCGCTGGGATATTTTTTGCAGCGTCGTCGATAACTATGGCGACATCGGCGTGACCTGGCGCCTGGCCCGGCAATTGGTGGCGGAGCAGGGCTGCGAGGTGCGCTTGTGGGTCGACGACCTGCGCGCCTTCGAGCGTATGTGTCCGGAGATTGATGTGCGCCTGGACCAGCAATGGCAAGAGGGTGTCGATGTGCGCCATTGGCCGGCCGTGTGGTCGAGCGCACCGGCAGCCGATGTGGTGATCGCCGCCTTCGCCTGCCAGTTGCCGCCTGACTACATGGAAGCCATGGCCGCGCGTGAACGCACGCCGTTGTGGATGAACCTGGATTACCTCAGTGCCGAAGACTGGGTAGTGGGGTGCCATCGGTTGCCGTCGGTGAAGTTCAAGGGTGTGCAGAAGTACTTCTTTTTTCCGGGTTTCCGACCCGGCACCGGGGGGCTGTTACGCGAGGCAGGGTTGCTGGAGCAGCGTCAGGCGTTTCAGCAGGATGCCGCTGCGCAGCGGCAATTCCTGCAAGCCTTGGGTGTGTTTCCGGCAGCTGGTGCGCGGCTGATCTCGTTGTTCGCCTACGAAAACGCCGGGCTGGCCAGTTGGCTGGATGCACTTTCGACCGACGGGCACACCACTCATCTCTTGGTGCCGGAAGGGCGCATCCTCGGTGATGTACAGCATTGGCTCGGTGTCGAAGGCCTGGCGGTGGGGGACGTCCATCAACGCAACGCCCTGACCGTGCAGGTGCTGCCGTTTGTGCGCCAGGAGCAATAT is from Pseudomonas marginalis and encodes:
- the earP gene encoding elongation factor P maturation arginine rhamnosyltransferase EarP, with product MKARWDIFCSVVDNYGDIGVTWRLARQLVAEQGCEVRLWVDDLRAFERMCPEIDVRLDQQWQEGVDVRHWPAVWSSAPAADVVIAAFACQLPPDYMEAMAARERTPLWMNLDYLSAEDWVVGCHRLPSVKFKGVQKYFFFPGFRPGTGGLLREAGLLEQRQAFQQDAAAQRQFLQALGVFPAAGARLISLFAYENAGLASWLDALSTDGHTTHLLVPEGRILGDVQHWLGVEGLAVGDVHQRNALTVQVLPFVRQEQYDRLLWCCDFNAVRGEDSFVRAQWAGRPLLWHIYRQDEDIHLDKLDAFLDLYTAALSPAAKAALVELWQAWNTDGDMAQAWKMLLAHWPELSQHAQTWCLEQGLQADLATALVQFYESWI